One Setaria viridis chromosome 3, Setaria_viridis_v4.0, whole genome shotgun sequence DNA window includes the following coding sequences:
- the LOC117847120 gene encoding NDR1/HIN1-like protein 13, which produces MADRVYPAAKPNPPPAAAAAANGGGAPASFPAPKPQMYQRPIYRPQAPAKRRRGRSCRCSFCCCFCWALLVVILLALVAAAAGGAFYLLYRPQHPSFTVSSVRLTALNLTSSATAPVLSDAITLTVTARNPNKKIVYVYGDFTLSAATSANALPLGSGTVPGFTHAAGNTTVLTATIASTAATVDPTAAGDVKKSGGFSVVLDADTTAGARVGSIKTKKIGIQVHCEGIKVTPPPPPPPAPKKAKGSKNSTVALAPAPAPSDADATTTGATTVSTAAHSCKVRVRVKIWKWTF; this is translated from the coding sequence tgccaacggcggcggcgcgccggcgtcgTTCCCGGCGCCCAAGCCGCAGATGTACCAGCGGCCCATCTACCGGCCGCAGGCCCCGGCcaagcgccggcgcgggcggtcCTGCCGGTgcagcttctgctgctgcttctgctgggCGCTGCTGGTGGTGATCCTCctggcgctcgtcgccgccgcggcgggcggcgccttCTACCTCCTGTACCGCCCGCAGCACCCTTCCTTCACCGTCTCCTCCGTCCGCCTCACCGCGCTCAACCtcacctcctccgccaccgcgcccgTGCTCAGCGACGCCATCACGCTCACCGTCACCGCCAGGAACCCCAACAAGAAGATCGTCTACGTCTACGGCGACTTCACCCTCTCCGCGGCCACCTCCGCCAACGCCCTCCCGCTGGGCAGCGGCACGGTGCCCGGGTTCACGCACGCCGCCGGCAACACCACGGTGCTCAccgccaccatcgcctccaCCGCGGCGACCGtggaccccaccgccgccggcgacgtgaAGAAGTCGGGCGGGTTCTCGGTGGTCCTGGACGCCGACACGACCGCCGGCGCCCGGGTGGGCAGCATCAAGACGAAGAAGATCGGCATCCAGGTGCACTGCGAGGGCATCAAGGtgaccccgccgcccccgcccccgccggcgccgaagAAGGCCAAGGGCAGCAAGAACAGCACCGTCGccctcgcgccggcgccggccccgtccGACGCCGACGCGACGACGACGGGCGCGACGACGGTGAGCACCGCGGCGCACTCGTGCAAGGTCAGAGTCCGCGTCAAGATCTGGAAGTGGACTTTCTAG